In a single window of the Terrirubrum flagellatum genome:
- a CDS encoding PdxA family dehydrogenase, which yields MSPQNNDPRPRLALLFGDCTGIGPEIAAKVLSEGKLADRARIVAVGDARVLERGMRDARVSFPWARVENTAAIDWASRTVPLIDLANIDPDKVGVGAVNAESGRLTGETLAFAIEIAKRGEIDGITFAPLNKAALHAGGWKFPDEHKMFAHLLKHTTYFSEMNVLDGQWMSRVTSHVSLRTALDQITEQSITDSIRLVDRTMKKVGVAKPRIAVAALNPHGGENGLFGREEIDLIRPTVEKVAATGVDCRGPFPADTIYIKAFAGEFDSVVSMYHDQGQIATKLRGFNRGVTVTAGLDTVFTTPAHGTAFDIVGKGVASTGALENALDLAAKLARGSAAAS from the coding sequence ATGAGCCCGCAAAACAACGACCCTCGCCCCCGCCTTGCCCTGCTCTTTGGCGACTGCACTGGCATCGGCCCCGAGATCGCGGCGAAGGTGTTGAGCGAAGGCAAGCTCGCCGATCGCGCGCGGATCGTCGCGGTGGGCGACGCGCGGGTGCTGGAGCGCGGGATGCGCGACGCCCGCGTGTCCTTCCCCTGGGCGCGCGTCGAAAACACAGCCGCCATCGACTGGGCGTCGCGAACGGTTCCGCTCATCGATCTCGCCAATATCGATCCGGACAAAGTTGGCGTCGGCGCGGTGAATGCGGAATCCGGCAGGCTCACCGGCGAAACGCTCGCTTTTGCGATCGAGATAGCGAAGCGCGGCGAGATCGACGGCATCACCTTCGCGCCGCTCAACAAGGCGGCGCTGCATGCGGGCGGCTGGAAATTTCCGGACGAGCACAAGATGTTCGCCCATCTCCTCAAGCACACGACATATTTTTCGGAAATGAACGTGCTCGACGGGCAGTGGATGTCGCGCGTGACATCGCATGTCTCGTTGCGCACGGCGCTCGATCAGATCACGGAGCAATCGATCACGGATTCGATCAGGCTCGTCGATCGCACCATGAAAAAGGTCGGCGTCGCAAAACCGCGCATCGCCGTCGCTGCGCTCAATCCGCATGGCGGCGAGAACGGACTGTTCGGGCGCGAGGAGATCGATCTCATCAGGCCGACTGTCGAGAAGGTTGCTGCGACGGGCGTTGATTGCCGCGGCCCCTTCCCCGCCGACACCATCTATATCAAGGCGTTCGCCGGCGAATTCGACAGCGTGGTCTCCATGTATCACGACCAGGGGCAGATCGCGACGAAGCTGCGTGGCTTCAATCGCGGCGTGACCGTGACGGCGGGGCTCGACACCGTCTTCACCACGCCGGCGCACGGCACAGCGTTCGACATCGTCGGCAAGGGCGTCGCTTCCACGGGCGCGCTGGAAAATGCGCTTGATCTCGCGGCGAAGCTGGCGCGCGGTTCAGCGGCGGCTTCATGA
- a CDS encoding NIPSNAP family protein, with product MIYELRIYRTLPGRLPNLLARFQNHTLRIWERLGIRQAGFWTTLAGESNNDLTYLLAWESLAEREAKWSAFVADPEWRTVSAESVKDGQIIANISNQFLTPTAFSSVK from the coding sequence ATGATCTACGAACTGCGCATCTACCGCACTCTGCCCGGCCGCCTGCCGAACCTGCTCGCGCGTTTCCAGAACCACACGCTGCGCATCTGGGAGAGGCTCGGCATCCGGCAGGCCGGCTTCTGGACGACGCTGGCGGGCGAATCCAACAACGACCTGACCTATCTGCTCGCCTGGGAATCGCTGGCGGAGCGCGAGGCCAAGTGGTCAGCATTCGTCGCCGACCCGGAATGGCGCACGGTGAGCGCGGAATCGGTGAAGGACGGCCAGATCATTGCCAACATCAGCAATCAGTTCCTGACCCCGACGGCTTTCTCCTCGGTCAAATAG
- a CDS encoding alpha/beta hydrolase — MNDTAAPAAFPPLLPISKILMEGFERRRIRTSGAEINVAIGGKGPPLLLIHGNPLTLVSWHAIAPSLAQSFTIVAPDIRGYGDSSKPDGGENHAAYSFRAMGEDMFEIMSELGFERFGLAGHDRGARVGFRMALDRPQRVTRFCALDIIPTYNLLSNVTMGWGLESYHWFFMAQKAPFPEKLICADLNYYINYKLNKKGVGLSIFTPEAFAEYARCTTPEQIHAVCEDYRATVTLDYEMDKADAEAGRKIGCPVMVLWGSNSHVGRHLKPIEAWSRWAPDLRGWAIPTGHYPAEHRPDLVYPAFQSFFSGAEPKPYEEKAAA; from the coding sequence ATGAATGACACTGCCGCGCCCGCAGCCTTTCCGCCGTTGCTGCCGATCAGCAAGATCCTGATGGAGGGCTTCGAGCGGCGGCGCATCAGGACGTCAGGCGCCGAGATCAATGTGGCGATTGGCGGCAAGGGGCCGCCGCTGCTGCTTATCCATGGCAATCCGCTGACTTTGGTGAGCTGGCACGCCATCGCGCCTTCGCTCGCGCAGAGCTTCACGATCGTCGCGCCTGACATCAGGGGCTATGGCGACAGCTCCAAGCCCGACGGCGGCGAAAATCACGCCGCCTATTCCTTCCGCGCCATGGGCGAGGACATGTTCGAGATCATGAGCGAGCTTGGCTTCGAGCGCTTCGGTCTCGCCGGCCATGATCGCGGCGCGCGCGTCGGCTTCCGCATGGCGCTCGACAGACCGCAGCGCGTGACGCGCTTTTGCGCGCTCGACATCATTCCGACCTACAATCTTCTTTCGAATGTGACGATGGGCTGGGGTCTCGAGAGCTATCACTGGTTCTTCATGGCGCAGAAGGCGCCGTTCCCGGAAAAGCTGATTTGCGCTGATCTCAATTACTACATCAACTACAAGCTCAACAAGAAAGGCGTCGGGCTCTCGATCTTCACGCCGGAAGCCTTCGCCGAATATGCGCGCTGCACGACGCCGGAGCAGATCCATGCGGTCTGTGAGGACTATCGCGCGACCGTGACGCTCGACTATGAAATGGACAAGGCGGACGCGGAGGCGGGGCGCAAGATCGGTTGCCCGGTGATGGTGTTGTGGGGATCAAACAGCCATGTCGGCCGGCATCTGAAGCCGATCGAGGCCTGGTCGCGCTGGGCGCCTGACTTGCGCGGCTGGGCGATCCCCACGGGCCATTATCCCGCGGAGCATCGGCCTGATCTTGTTTATCCCGCGTTCCAGAGTTTCTTCTCCGGCGCGGAGCCTAAACCTTACGAAGAGAAGGCAGCGGCATAG
- a CDS encoding ETC complex I subunit yields the protein MTARIYRPAKTAMQSGSAKTERWLLEFEPEQARTIDPLMGWTSSGDMRQQIKLWFDSKDEALAYAARNGLAAQVEEPHDPKRRTISYSDNFKFNRQAPWTH from the coding sequence ATGACGGCACGCATCTACCGCCCCGCCAAGACGGCCATGCAGTCGGGCTCCGCCAAGACCGAGCGCTGGCTGCTGGAGTTCGAGCCGGAGCAGGCGCGCACCATCGATCCCCTGATGGGCTGGACGAGCTCGGGCGACATGCGCCAGCAGATCAAGCTGTGGTTCGACAGCAAGGACGAGGCGCTCGCCTACGCCGCCAGGAATGGCTTGGCGGCCCAGGTCGAGGAGCCGCACGATCCGAAGCGCCGCACCATTTCCTATTCCGACAATTTCAAGTTCAATCGTCAGGCGCCCTGGACTCACTGA